A region of the Candidatus Zixiibacteriota bacterium genome:
TACTCCTTCCCCGCCCCAGTGTACTCCTGCGCAGCCGCGGGTTCAAACGCCCACTCCTTGAGTTGCATTGGTCCGAGCGCCCGGATTTGCTGCGTGAATTCGGTGACAACCTCCTGAAAGCGCGCCCCTTCGGAGGCGGACACCCACTCGAGGCGGAGCCGGTTCGGATCGATCCCCATCCCTTGCAGGATCTTCTTCGTGATCGGAAGTCTTCGCATACACTTGTGGTTTCCCTCGACGTAATGACAGTCGCCGAAATGACAGCCACAAATGAGCACTCCGTCCGCCCCATTGCGGAACGAATCCAGCACGAACCCGGGATCCACGCGGCCCGAGCACATCACCCGGATTGTCAGAACATTGGGTGGATATTTCATGCGGGAAGTGCCGGCCAGGTCGGCCCCGGTGTAGCTGCACCAATTGCACAGAAACCCGACTATTCGTGGTTCGAAACTCATGCCAGCATCCCTTCGATCTGCGCATATATCTGTTCGTCTGTGAAATGGCGTGCCTTGATCGCGCCGCTCGGACAGGCGGCGGCAGGTGCCGCAGGCTTTGCACAACGCCGAGTTGATCACGCTGACGCGTTTACTTTCGTCGTAGGAGATAGCCGTGTACGGACAGAGGTCGTTGCACATCTTGCAGCCGCTGCAGAACTCCTCGCGGATCTCCGCATACGCTGCATCCATGAGCAACTCACCCAGACACATCAGTTTGGTGGCTTGCATGGCCGCCCCGGCCCCTTGCGCCACGGAGTCGGGAATGTCTTTCGCTCCCTGGCAGGCACCGGCGATAAAAACCCCGTCGGTGGTGGTCGAGACCGGTCCAAGCTTCGGATGTGCCTCGATAAACCAGCCGTCCGCGCCGGTCGAAATGTTGAACTTTCGTCCCGTTTCCTTGGCATCCTGTCGAGCCTGGAGCGCCGTGCAGAGGATCACCATATCCACCGGCACCTCGCGCCACTTGCCGATGAGCGTGTCCTCGCACTGGATCAGGAGATGCCCTTCATCACCTCTGCGGAAACCGGCCGGGACCACCTCGGCCCCTTTGCCGCGAATGACATTCACGCCTTCATCGAGGATGCGATGATAGAACTCCTCGTACCCTTTGCCGAAACTGCGCATGTCGATATAGAACTGGTACACTTCTGCGCTCGTCTTTTCTTTGACCAGATGCGAGAATTTCAGCGCATACATACAACAGACACGGCTGCAATATTTGTTGTGGTTCTGATCGCGACTGCCGATGCAGTGCAATATGCCGATCGAGCGCGGTTCCTCGCCGTTCTCCAAAAGCACCTTGCCGCCGGTCGGGCCAGCGGCGTTGTTCATCATCTCAAACTCTTCAGCCGTGATGACATTGGGATATTTGCCGTAGCCGTATTGCTTCATGGGGGTGGGATCAAAGCTGTCAAACCCAGTCGCCATGATAACGGCGCCTACCTCGATCTCCTCGTACGTGTCGGTGCAGTGGAAATCGATCGCCTCCTTGGGACACGCCTCTTCGCACACCATGCAGCCACCAGTCTTGAAATGGATGCAGTTCTCGCGCTGGATGCGCGGCACGTTGGGCACTGCCTGCCGAAATGAAAGTGTGATGGCGGAATTCGGCGCCAGCGACAGTTCGCGATGATTGAGCACCCGCTCCTCGATATCCTCCATGGTGATATGCCCGGTCGGGCAGAGCTTGGCACAGGCGCCGCAGAGGATGCAGTTCTCCGATTCGAGATGGAAAGGCGTGGAGACATCACGGTGCGACCCGCGATTGACAAACGACAGCGCATGGGCCCCCACTACTTCATCGCAGATACGAACGCAGAGTCCACACAGGATACAGGTGTAGTTGGTGCCGGTCTTCCAGCGCGGTTCGGTGATACCAAATCGCTCGGCCAGTTCCTGAAGGCGCGGATTCGGCGCGCAATTGGCCATGAGCATTTCGAGGTTGGTCCGCCGGGCCGTCACGACCCGGGGTGAGTCCGTAATGATCTGCAACCCGTCCCAGGCCGGATAGTTGCAGGCAGTGACGATCTTGTTCCACCCGCCCCCGTTTGCGCGCGCTTCGACGGCACAGATGCGGCAGGCCGCATACGGCGTCATGTACGGATAGTAACAGAGCGTCGGTATGTCGATACCCAACTGCCGGGCTGCCTCGAGTACGTACGAACCCTCTTCAACTTCGATCAACCGACCGTCGATGGTTATCTTCACGTTAGCCATGATCTACTGCTCCTACGCCACTGCCGCCGGTTCGGGTTTGGCCGGCGGACGCCAGAGTTCTCTGGCTCGTCGTTGGACAGCGTCGCCGGCGCCCCGTTTCACCCGCTTGATACTGTTGTGACGACACACCTGGTAGCAGGCGCCGCACTGGATGCATTTGTCCTGTATGATATAGTGCAGTTTCTTGGCCTCGCCGACTATCGCCTCTGTCGGACACGGCTTGCAGCAGGCGTGGCATCCCGTGCAGCTCTCGTCGATGGCGTGCGACACTAGAACCTATCTCAAAATCAGTTTTTGATTTGTCATCGTGAAGAGCGTGGCGATATTTCGTCATGGCGATCACGTTAAGCGATGCCCAATGGGAGAAGATTCGACGGCATTTCCCGGAAGAG
Encoded here:
- a CDS encoding hydrogenase iron-sulfur subunit, yielding MANVKITIDGRLIEVEEGSYVLEAARQLGIDIPTLCYYPYMTPYAACRICAVEARANGGGWNKIVTACNYPAWDGLQIITDSPRVVTARRTNLEMLMANCAPNPRLQELAERFGITEPRWKTGTNYTCILCGLCVRICDEVVGAHALSFVNRGSHRDVSTPFHLESENCILCGACAKLCPTGHITMEDIEERVLNHRELSLAPNSAITLSFRQAVPNVPRIQRENCIHFKTGGCMVCEEACPKEAIDFHCTDTYEEIEVGAVIMATGFDSFDPTPMKQYGYGKYPNVITAEEFEMMNNAAGPTGGKVLLENGEEPRSIGILHCIGSRDQNHNKYCSRVCCMYALKFSHLVKEKTSAEVYQFYIDMRSFGKGYEEFYHRILDEGVNVIRGKGAEVVPAGFRRGDEGHLLIQCEDTLIGKWREVPVDMVILCTALQARQDAKETGRKFNISTGADGWFIEAHPKLGPVSTTTDGVFIAGACQGAKDIPDSVAQGAGAAMQATKLMCLGELLMDAAYAEIREEFCSGCKMCNDLCPYTAISYDESKRVSVINSALCKACGTCRRLSERRDQGTPFHRRTDICADRRDAGMSFEPRIVGFLCNWCSYTGADLAGTSRMKYPPNVLTIRVMCSGRVDPGFVLDSFRNGADGVLICGCHFGDCHYVEGNHKCMRRLPITKKILQGMGIDPNRLRLEWVSASEGARFQEVVTEFTQQIRALGPMQLKEWAFEPAAAQEYTGAGKE
- a CDS encoding 4Fe-4S binding protein, translating into MSHAIDESCTGCHACCKPCPTEAIVGEAKKLHYIIQDKCIQCGACYQVCRHNSIKRVKRGAGDAVQRRARELWRPPAKPEPAAVA